Proteins encoded together in one Peribacillus asahii window:
- a CDS encoding TerD family protein, with protein MSINLQKGQRIDLTKGNAGLNQIMVGLGWDPVNQSSPKGGGLFGGLFGGGAKTVNIDCDASVILLQNDRIVNKGDLVYFGNKTSSCGSVRHSGDNLTGDGSGDDEVIMIDLKSVPDRYNKLVFVVNIYDCEGRKQDFGMIQNAFIRIVNPQTKQELTRFNLTDSYGGLTTLVTGEIYRHNGEWKFNAIGDGTKDRNLSEVVARYT; from the coding sequence GTGAGTATTAATCTACAAAAAGGTCAACGTATTGATTTAACTAAAGGAAATGCTGGTTTAAATCAAATTATGGTTGGTTTAGGCTGGGACCCTGTGAATCAATCTTCTCCTAAAGGTGGAGGTCTGTTTGGCGGGCTTTTTGGAGGCGGTGCAAAAACAGTGAATATCGATTGTGACGCGTCTGTTATTTTGCTGCAAAATGATCGAATCGTAAATAAAGGAGATTTGGTTTATTTCGGGAATAAAACAAGCAGCTGCGGCTCTGTTCGTCATTCTGGAGATAATCTTACAGGCGACGGCAGCGGAGATGATGAAGTTATTATGATTGACTTGAAATCTGTTCCAGATCGCTATAATAAGCTTGTTTTTGTCGTGAATATTTATGATTGCGAAGGAAGAAAACAAGATTTTGGCATGATTCAAAACGCTTTTATTCGCATTGTTAATCCACAAACGAAACAGGAATTAACTCGCTTTAACTTAACGGATAGCTACGGCGGGTTAACGACTTTAGTGACGGGTGAAATTTATCGCCATAACGGTGAATGGAAGTTTAATGCGATTGGTGACGGGACAAAGGACCGTAATCTGTCAGAAGTTGTCGCGCGATATACTTGA
- a CDS encoding TerD family protein, with the protein MAVVSLQKGQKVDLTKSNPGISKVLVGLGWDTNKYDGGQDFDLDTSIFLLDATGKVKGPEDFVFYNNTTGGNGSVVHAGDNLTGAGEGDDEQVKVAIKDVPAHIEKIAFTVTIHDAEARNQNFGMVSNAFIRIVNEDTNEELIRYDLGEDFSIETAIVVGELYRHNGEWKFNAIGSGYQGGLASLCNDFGLQVG; encoded by the coding sequence ATGGCAGTAGTTTCTTTACAAAAAGGTCAAAAAGTTGATTTAACAAAATCAAACCCTGGTATTTCTAAAGTTCTAGTTGGTTTAGGTTGGGATACAAATAAATATGATGGTGGACAAGATTTCGATTTAGATACTTCTATCTTCTTATTGGATGCAACTGGTAAAGTAAAAGGCCCAGAAGACTTTGTATTCTATAATAATACAACAGGCGGAAATGGATCCGTTGTTCATGCGGGAGATAACTTAACTGGAGCAGGTGAAGGTGACGATGAGCAAGTGAAGGTAGCGATTAAAGATGTTCCAGCTCATATCGAGAAAATTGCTTTTACTGTTACGATTCATGATGCAGAAGCTCGTAATCAAAACTTCGGTATGGTATCAAATGCGTTCATTCGTATTGTAAATGAAGATACAAATGAAGAACTTATTCGCTATGATCTTGGAGAAGACTTCAGCATTGAAACAGCTATCGTTGTCGGAGAATTATACCGTCATAACGGCGAGTGGAAATTCAATGCAATTGGCTCAGGCTACCAAGGCGGTTTAGCTTCTCTATGTAATGATTTTGGATTACAGGTAGGGTAA
- a CDS encoding TerD family protein, with the protein MAIQLSKGQRIDLTKNDPTLQNIVIGLGWDVKQFDGGQAYDLDASAFLLNAAGKCRNEYDFIFYNNLQSSDGSVIHTGDNRTGEGDGDDEQLKIDLAKVPNDVEKVAIAVTIHEAEVRSQNFGQVSNAFVRLVNEDTNEEVLRFDLGEDFSIETAVVFCEIYRNKGEWKFSAVGAGYQGGLQALVNAYGLDA; encoded by the coding sequence ATGGCTATTCAGTTAAGTAAAGGCCAGCGAATTGATTTAACAAAAAACGATCCAACATTACAAAATATCGTGATTGGCTTAGGCTGGGATGTTAAACAGTTTGATGGAGGTCAAGCATACGACCTTGATGCTTCGGCTTTTTTATTAAATGCAGCAGGAAAGTGCCGCAATGAATATGACTTTATTTTCTACAACAATTTACAAAGTTCGGATGGTTCTGTCATTCATACAGGTGATAATAGAACAGGTGAAGGCGATGGAGACGACGAGCAGCTGAAGATTGATTTGGCGAAAGTACCGAATGATGTAGAGAAAGTAGCGATTGCGGTTACGATTCATGAGGCAGAGGTTCGTTCGCAAAACTTTGGGCAAGTGTCTAATGCATTTGTTAGACTTGTGAATGAAGACACAAACGAGGAAGTGCTTCGCTTCGATTTAGGCGAAGATTTTAGCATTGAAACAGCTGTTGTATTTTGTGAGATTTATAGAAACAAAGGTGAGTGGAAGTTCAGTGCAGTTGGCGCGGGCTACCAAGGCGGACTGCAAGCATTAGTAAATGCATACGGATTAGATGCATAA
- a CDS encoding TerC family protein has protein sequence MDIINQILSTYALFFDWGMWADVLTDPVAWGLIGTLIIMEGLLSADNALVLAVMVKHLPEKQRKKALMYGLLGAYVFRFLFIGIGVYLVKFWFIKVLGAAYLGWICYSHFRKKGNDDGEAKEFNKNSWLVRTFGVFWATVIMVEMMDIAFSADSILAAFAISDQVWVLLLGGMIGILLMRTVARFFLLLIDKIPELENTAFILIGIIAAKMMASVFGFHLPHEVFFAIIVLAFAITIIIHKKNAGVIKEETAVSKEE, from the coding sequence TTGGACATTATTAATCAGATTTTAAGCACGTATGCTTTGTTTTTTGATTGGGGAATGTGGGCAGATGTTTTAACTGATCCTGTTGCATGGGGATTAATTGGGACATTGATTATTATGGAAGGGTTACTTTCTGCTGATAATGCCCTTGTACTAGCGGTTATGGTCAAACATCTTCCTGAAAAACAAAGAAAAAAAGCATTGATGTATGGATTACTTGGTGCGTATGTCTTCAGATTCTTATTCATCGGTATCGGCGTATATCTTGTCAAGTTTTGGTTCATTAAAGTACTAGGTGCTGCATATTTAGGTTGGATTTGTTATAGTCACTTCCGCAAAAAAGGAAATGATGATGGAGAGGCAAAAGAGTTTAATAAAAATAGCTGGTTAGTTCGTACGTTCGGCGTATTTTGGGCGACAGTTATTATGGTGGAAATGATGGATATTGCTTTCTCAGCGGACTCCATTCTAGCTGCATTTGCTATTTCGGATCAAGTATGGGTTCTTCTTCTCGGTGGAATGATTGGTATTTTATTAATGCGTACAGTAGCTAGATTCTTCTTACTATTAATTGATAAAATTCCTGAGCTGGAGAACACGGCATTCATTTTGATTGGAATTATTGCTGCTAAAATGATGGCAAGCGTGTTTGGCTTCCATTTGCCGCATGAAGTGTTTTTTGCCATTATTGTTCTAGCATTTGCTATTACGATTATCATTCATAAAAAAAATGCAGGAGTAATAAAAGAAGAAACGGCTGTTTCAAAAGAAGAATAA
- a CDS encoding HpcH/HpaI aldolase/citrate lyase family protein, with protein sequence MATVSAVAILLYRKEVDFVVKHFEVESAKRKIEIFYKEPEPFTKYTERETLAYALGATLYMPALRESIADELVTKKYRELTSVVIDLEDAVGDSRLEEAEQMLIQHISSINRAVEEQKVLVEELPLIFIRVRSPQQMNRVTQQLGRLQRVLTGYVFPKFSYEAGKDYLEILKNNNSEDMVLYGMPVLETADIVYKETRIPTLNKIKELLEAYQAYILNIRIGATDFCGLYGIRRKVNTSIYDVLVIRDCLTDIMNLFNRNGSGFMLSGPVWEFFSNNQSSNPYLDGLMNEVMLDQLNGFVGKTVIHPTHIKPVHSLYVVSHEDYLDATSILDYNDGQVGVVKSEYANKMNEMKPHFSWAKRILLQAKVFGVYNKGQTFTYLMAEEKQFNEGAKKW encoded by the coding sequence ATGGCTACTGTTTCAGCAGTAGCCATCCTTTTATATAGGAAGGAAGTAGATTTCGTTGTGAAACATTTTGAGGTTGAATCGGCCAAAAGAAAAATAGAAATCTTCTATAAAGAACCGGAGCCCTTTACTAAATATACAGAACGGGAAACGCTAGCCTATGCGCTAGGTGCTACTTTGTATATGCCAGCTCTTAGAGAGAGCATTGCAGATGAGCTAGTGACAAAGAAGTATAGAGAGCTTACTTCTGTCGTCATTGATTTAGAAGATGCTGTTGGTGATAGTCGACTAGAGGAAGCGGAGCAAATGCTTATTCAGCATATTTCAAGCATTAATCGAGCTGTAGAAGAACAAAAAGTATTAGTAGAAGAGTTGCCTCTTATTTTTATTCGAGTAAGAAGCCCGCAGCAAATGAACAGGGTTACGCAACAATTAGGACGGCTTCAGCGTGTATTGACTGGATATGTATTTCCAAAGTTTTCGTATGAAGCAGGGAAAGACTATTTAGAGATTTTAAAGAATAATAATTCAGAAGATATGGTTTTATATGGTATGCCAGTGTTAGAGACAGCAGACATTGTGTATAAAGAAACAAGAATCCCAACGCTAAACAAAATTAAAGAGCTATTAGAAGCTTATCAAGCTTATATATTAAATATTCGAATTGGAGCCACAGATTTTTGTGGATTATACGGTATTAGAAGAAAGGTAAATACAAGCATTTATGATGTTCTAGTCATTCGCGATTGTTTAACAGATATTATGAATCTATTTAATCGAAATGGCAGTGGATTCATGCTTTCAGGCCCAGTGTGGGAGTTCTTTTCTAATAATCAAAGCAGTAATCCGTATCTAGATGGCTTAATGAATGAAGTGATGCTGGATCAATTAAATGGTTTTGTTGGTAAAACGGTCATTCATCCGACACATATTAAGCCAGTTCATTCATTATATGTTGTTAGTCATGAGGATTATCTTGATGCAACCAGCATACTAGATTATAACGATGGTCAAGTAGGAGTCGTGAAAAGTGAGTACGCTAATAAAATGAATGAAATGAAACCGCACTTTTCTTGGGCGAAACGAATTTTGCTACAAGCAAAAGTATTTGGTGTATATAACAAAGGCCAAACGTTTACTTATTTAATGGCAGAAGAAAAACAATTTAATGAAGGAGCAAAGAAATGGTAG
- a CDS encoding phosphoribosyltransferase family protein: MVETIASKEIYHIMDGLTVEVNVLQNPYQFELSQLFQMATRINKRRSFLFVSKVLGKHLAVDPNIPLVVGKLLAMRYVELVQGVKDPRMQSVVHALQTKSRLSEVLADIERQPILLDQPLTVMGFAETATALGHAVFSAFGEQAKYIHTTREQIQELTSVINFEEEHSHATSHRVYASDSAFFDDDSEVVLVDDEITTGKTAINIIRTMKEQYPQKTRFTVVSILDWRSQEHRERYEQLEEELNITIHTVALLDGMITVSGEPVLSKENQSIHSSYLEPTTSFLSSDNDVKTSEIKGITSISTDGTVNRSPYLLATGRFGLTRTEESLYSNELKAVAEYVKKQRKGSRTLVIGTGEFMYVPMKIAAQLGEDVFFQSTTRSPIYQRDIESYTIQQKFTFDSPENTGTTNFLYNIKQNQYDELIILVERMHSEDDIRSLVEELKRTNITTITVVMMTHICS, translated from the coding sequence ATGGTAGAAACGATCGCTTCTAAAGAAATATATCATATTATGGATGGTTTAACGGTTGAAGTGAATGTGTTGCAAAATCCATATCAATTTGAATTATCTCAATTGTTTCAAATGGCAACGCGGATTAATAAACGGAGAAGCTTTCTATTTGTTAGCAAAGTATTAGGTAAACATTTAGCGGTGGATCCTAATATTCCATTAGTGGTAGGGAAGCTGCTTGCAATGCGCTATGTAGAACTTGTACAGGGAGTGAAGGATCCGCGTATGCAATCAGTTGTTCATGCTCTGCAGACCAAAAGCCGTCTTTCAGAAGTACTAGCAGATATTGAACGTCAGCCTATTTTGTTAGATCAACCGCTTACTGTGATGGGATTTGCTGAAACTGCAACAGCTTTAGGTCATGCGGTATTTAGCGCATTTGGAGAACAGGCAAAGTATATTCATACGACAAGAGAACAGATCCAAGAATTAACGTCTGTTATTAATTTTGAGGAAGAACATTCACATGCAACGAGTCATAGAGTGTATGCCTCGGATTCCGCCTTTTTTGATGATGATAGTGAAGTCGTGCTCGTTGATGATGAAATTACGACAGGAAAAACAGCCATTAACATTATTCGAACAATGAAGGAGCAGTATCCTCAGAAAACACGATTTACTGTTGTGTCTATTTTAGATTGGAGATCACAGGAGCATCGAGAAAGATATGAGCAATTAGAAGAAGAGTTGAATATTACGATTCATACTGTGGCTTTATTAGATGGAATGATTACAGTCTCTGGAGAACCGGTTTTAAGTAAAGAGAATCAGTCCATTCATTCTTCATATCTTGAACCAACCACTTCCTTCCTCTCTTCTGATAACGATGTAAAAACGAGTGAGATAAAAGGAATAACATCTATTTCCACTGATGGAACAGTTAATCGTTCCCCTTATTTATTGGCGACAGGAAGATTCGGATTGACGAGAACGGAGGAATCTCTCTATTCAAACGAGTTAAAAGCCGTTGCAGAATACGTGAAAAAACAGCGGAAAGGGAGCCGCACGTTAGTCATTGGCACGGGAGAATTTATGTATGTTCCTATGAAAATAGCTGCTCAGTTAGGGGAAGATGTATTTTTTCAATCTACAACCCGCAGTCCGATTTATCAGAGGGATATAGAATCATATACTATTCAACAGAAATTCACATTTGATAGTCCAGAAAATACAGGAACAACGAATTTTCTATACAATATTAAACAAAATCAATATGATGAGCTCATCATTTTAGTCGAACGCATGCATTCCGAAGACGATATACGAAGCTTGGTAGAAGAGCTTAAACGAACGAATATTACTACGATTACAGTGGTGATGATGACACACATCTGCTCGTAA